One window of Desulfarculus baarsii DSM 2075 genomic DNA carries:
- a CDS encoding 1-acyl-sn-glycerol-3-phosphate acyltransferase, with product MAPGKANILKSMPKKLKKLYSRTLVNTFDRVDFLGLARFFANSESARRIREKFKDLPPAWDNQDQLSELAIDLLIQQTAQNGDPIDPQTAAQLIDEIRVRYDSQQHIWAATAIATLFDYLFDLDDPDYPFTSKDKRELAHVGQLQAHMAAGKGVVYLVNHSTHFDEFLIDMLWQHARLGLPLFAAGQNMMRIKSLGKLLNLGLYVVLRQGANRHQMAALYNYCRAISEIGGQQGIFLEAWAGGARTKDGSLRYPRRLVTLRGALDVSDDVVVQPIALSYSVVPEDLPLCARGGGRAWFRGVGFWRGLGKIIAHPKTFPLRMAQNLYGRAYLNMPRPWLLSELKALHEADKGGLALDEFVSLHCIREIARSKKIMASQLVARGLVSARRKRIRDLEAAVSQELELIREYHQSTFGHEPDLEDFIRHNPLDRVIADGLATLRRRGIISRLRRDELKLPLVRSEAGLSFYATHADRRIYSPTADQNLVIVGAGYWGFAIARLVGLRLLEDKRYNNASLTLFDTRRELVDEMNLRRTGSGRFSEVLLPKNIFVTHDLPSAFRKASEIIIASTPEDFEARLEAILRATDHPFKLIIATRGLLPGHRRPAITVARQMATRLGRGEVEAFALTGPVDPEEIVNAAPVKGILAGQQPGLSQLADLFNLPPAGVTLSLDPVGVQVADTMARIYAMWVNFVMRSDRPHRPQDVGRLMADGAGETRRLALAMGASEDTFRAGSHAFITTYVTASFDGDIRDFGRDLGRLARKQKDIPAAAQKLDRQMKEDGHGVQVLADLQLAHEAAAELGLDLPVLSDAFETICAGKNADDDQ from the coding sequence ATGGCCCCAGGTAAAGCCAACATCCTGAAAAGCATGCCTAAAAAGCTGAAAAAACTCTACTCGCGGACACTGGTGAACACCTTCGACCGCGTCGATTTCCTCGGCTTGGCCCGCTTCTTCGCCAATTCCGAGTCGGCCCGCCGCATACGCGAGAAATTCAAGGATCTGCCGCCGGCCTGGGACAACCAGGACCAACTGAGCGAACTGGCCATCGACTTGCTCATCCAACAAACCGCCCAAAACGGCGATCCCATCGATCCGCAGACCGCCGCCCAACTGATCGACGAAATCCGCGTGCGCTACGACAGCCAGCAGCATATCTGGGCGGCCACGGCCATCGCCACGCTCTTCGATTATCTCTTCGACCTCGACGACCCGGATTATCCCTTTACGTCCAAAGACAAGCGCGAATTGGCCCACGTCGGTCAGCTGCAAGCCCACATGGCCGCCGGCAAGGGCGTGGTCTACCTGGTCAACCATTCCACGCACTTCGACGAATTCCTCATCGACATGCTCTGGCAGCATGCGCGTCTGGGCCTGCCCCTTTTCGCAGCCGGCCAGAACATGATGCGCATCAAAAGCCTGGGCAAGCTGCTCAACCTGGGCCTCTACGTGGTGCTGCGCCAGGGGGCCAATCGCCACCAGATGGCCGCGCTCTACAACTATTGCCGCGCCATCAGCGAGATCGGCGGCCAGCAGGGCATCTTCCTGGAGGCCTGGGCCGGCGGCGCGCGCACCAAGGACGGCAGCCTGCGCTATCCGCGCCGCCTGGTCACCCTGCGCGGGGCCCTGGACGTCAGCGACGACGTGGTCGTCCAACCCATCGCCCTATCCTATTCGGTGGTGCCCGAAGACCTGCCCCTGTGCGCGCGGGGCGGCGGCCGGGCCTGGTTCCGGGGCGTCGGCTTCTGGCGCGGCCTGGGCAAGATCATCGCCCACCCCAAAACCTTCCCCCTGCGCATGGCCCAAAACCTCTACGGCCGAGCCTATCTCAACATGCCTCGGCCTTGGCTGCTCAGCGAACTCAAAGCCCTGCACGAGGCCGACAAGGGCGGCCTGGCCCTGGATGAATTCGTCTCCCTGCACTGCATTCGCGAAATCGCCCGCTCCAAAAAGATCATGGCCTCGCAACTGGTGGCCCGAGGCCTGGTCAGCGCCCGGCGCAAACGCATCCGCGATCTGGAGGCGGCCGTCAGCCAAGAACTGGAGCTGATCCGCGAATATCACCAGAGCACCTTCGGCCACGAACCAGACCTGGAAGACTTCATCCGCCACAACCCCCTCGACCGCGTCATCGCCGACGGCCTGGCCACCCTGCGCCGGCGAGGGATCATCTCGCGCCTGCGCCGCGATGAACTCAAACTGCCCCTGGTGCGCAGCGAGGCCGGGCTGTCGTTCTACGCCACCCACGCCGACCGCCGCATTTATTCACCCACCGCCGACCAAAACCTCGTCATCGTCGGCGCGGGCTATTGGGGCTTCGCCATCGCTCGGCTGGTGGGCCTGCGCCTGCTGGAAGACAAACGCTACAACAACGCCAGCCTCACCCTCTTTGACACGCGGCGCGAGCTGGTCGACGAAATGAACCTGCGGCGCACCGGCTCCGGCCGCTTCAGCGAGGTGCTGCTGCCCAAAAATATCTTCGTCACCCACGATCTGCCCAGCGCCTTCCGCAAGGCCAGCGAAATCATCATCGCCAGCACCCCCGAAGACTTCGAAGCACGCCTGGAAGCCATCCTGCGCGCCACCGACCACCCCTTCAAATTGATCATCGCCACCCGCGGCCTGCTGCCCGGCCACCGCCGGCCGGCCATCACCGTCGCCCGCCAGATGGCCACCCGCCTGGGCCGCGGCGAGGTCGAAGCCTTCGCCCTGACCGGCCCGGTCGACCCCGAGGAGATCGTCAACGCCGCGCCGGTCAAAGGCATCTTGGCCGGGCAACAGCCGGGCCTGTCCCAACTGGCCGACCTGTTCAACCTGCCGCCGGCCGGCGTCACCCTCAGCCTGGACCCGGTGGGCGTCCAGGTCGCCGACACCATGGCCCGCATCTACGCCATGTGGGTCAACTTCGTCATGCGCTCCGACCGGCCCCACCGCCCCCAGGACGTCGGCCGGCTCATGGCCGACGGCGCCGGCGAAACCCGCCGCCTGGCCTTGGCCATGGGCGCCTCCGAAGACACCTTCCGCGCCGGCAGCCACGCCTTCATCACCACCTACGTCACCGCCAGCTTCGACGGCGATATCCGCGACTTCGGCCGCGACCTGGGCCGCCTGGCCCGAAAACAAAAAGATATCCCCGCCGCCGCCCAAAAACTCGACCGCCAAATGAAAGAAGACGGGCACGGCGTCCAAGTCCTGGCCGACCTGCAATTGGCCCACGAAGCCGCCGCCGAACTGGGCCTGGATCTGCCCGTGCTCAGCGACGCCTTCGAGACCATCTGCGCCGGCAAAAACGCCGATGACGACCAATGA
- a CDS encoding M42 family metallopeptidase: protein MDLFETLRALCAPLGPSGREDQVRALIGQLAGPHAHRLETDRMGNLRAWINPERRPLLMLDAHMDEVCFVVQRIEQGGWLRIAATAGFEPRVLPGARVIIQPRPGREVVGVVGLLPPHLETPADREKALPIERLFVDIGAASEQEAREAGVEVGSPAVADAGGGRLGAKGFYQRNLDDRAGCAALLELLRRLAIDPPDLGVVCNFAVAEEVGLRGATTAAFDLDPDLALAVDVTMADTPGADPAKQVSTLGGGPVVTVLDGRIVVPWAMVDSLEEAAKAIGAPIQRKTPPYGGTDAGAIHLARGGVPCGVLSIPGRYIHSPVSLINLDDLAATVDVLERWARSAGQLAELLAGRR from the coding sequence ATGGACCTGTTCGAGACTCTCCGCGCCCTCTGCGCGCCCCTGGGCCCCTCGGGCCGCGAGGACCAGGTGCGCGCCCTCATCGGCCAGTTGGCCGGGCCCCACGCCCATCGTCTGGAAACCGACCGCATGGGCAACCTGCGCGCCTGGATCAACCCCGAGCGCCGGCCCCTTCTGATGCTCGACGCCCACATGGACGAGGTCTGTTTCGTCGTCCAGCGCATCGAGCAGGGCGGCTGGCTGCGCATCGCCGCCACCGCCGGCTTCGAGCCCCGCGTGCTGCCAGGCGCGCGGGTAATCATCCAGCCCCGGCCGGGCCGCGAGGTCGTCGGCGTGGTCGGCCTCCTGCCGCCCCACCTGGAAACCCCGGCCGACCGCGAAAAGGCCCTGCCCATCGAGCGATTGTTCGTCGACATCGGCGCGGCCAGCGAACAGGAGGCCCGCGAGGCCGGCGTGGAGGTCGGCTCGCCGGCGGTGGCCGACGCCGGCGGCGGCCGCCTGGGCGCAAAAGGCTTTTATCAGCGCAACCTGGACGACCGGGCCGGTTGCGCGGCGCTGCTGGAGCTGCTGCGCCGCCTGGCCATCGATCCACCCGACCTGGGCGTGGTCTGCAACTTCGCCGTGGCCGAGGAAGTCGGCCTGCGCGGGGCCACCACCGCCGCCTTCGACCTGGATCCGGACCTGGCCCTGGCCGTGGACGTGACCATGGCCGACACGCCCGGGGCCGATCCGGCCAAGCAGGTCAGCACGCTGGGCGGGGGGCCGGTGGTCACGGTGCTCGACGGGCGGATCGTCGTGCCCTGGGCGATGGTCGATTCGCTGGAAGAGGCGGCCAAGGCCATCGGCGCGCCCATCCAGCGCAAGACGCCACCCTACGGCGGCACCGACGCCGGGGCCATCCATTTGGCCCGGGGCGGCGTGCCCTGCGGGGTGCTCTCCATCCCCGGCCGCTACATCCACTCGCCTGTTTCGCTGATCAACCTGGATGACCTGGCCGCCACCGTCGATGTGCTGGAGCGCTGGGCGCGTTCGGCGGGCCAGTTGGCCGAGCTTTTGGCTGGCCGGCGCTGA
- a CDS encoding cytochrome c biogenesis protein ResB has translation MWDLFASVKLALTLLLALAVASIAGTIIPQNAHPAAYQQLLGEYAPLAHLLGLDDMYHAWWFLGLLALLAANLVICSLDRLPRTLAAVGKDPAEELARPRKASKEIRLAAPPERVVELATAVLAKSLGRPHRQDADGRITLFAQKGAWSRFGVYVVHGSVLLIFAGAIIGLLWGFDGYMNISQGGQENVVRLARGGEMPLPFAVRLDKFTIERYQNGMVSEYRSKLSFIENGQAALTRDIVVNDPAKFGSVDFYQSSFGYELHQAELQLGQGDQAQRLALPAGGRAKLPGGGTLSLRPNPHLANHGPDYDGVWAQALLSSPAHGPRSLALFGPKSGRPALSALITEMETTEDEQSIYLKRLALTIFGLGAPQRLEFAGPGKKALAGGEAWLMDFSPLMNMGMFYQGPMARLGLHLPGQEPLELVAFQPKDAASAQAAPQVRLLAATLVPYTGLQAKYDPGVWFVWVGCICMVLGFVAAFYFSHRKVWIIIEKQGGGSKLSLAGGANKNHAGLGLLLNKLALALEQNPNGGSK, from the coding sequence ATGTGGGACCTTTTCGCCTCGGTGAAGCTGGCCCTGACCCTGTTGCTGGCCCTGGCCGTGGCCTCCATCGCCGGCACGATCATCCCGCAAAACGCCCATCCGGCCGCCTATCAGCAATTGCTGGGCGAGTACGCGCCGCTGGCCCATCTGCTGGGCCTGGACGACATGTACCACGCCTGGTGGTTTTTGGGGCTGTTGGCCCTGCTGGCGGCCAACCTGGTGATCTGTTCGCTGGACCGCCTGCCCCGCACGCTGGCCGCCGTGGGCAAGGATCCGGCCGAGGAGTTGGCCCGCCCGCGCAAGGCCAGCAAGGAGATTCGCCTGGCCGCGCCGCCCGAACGGGTCGTCGAACTGGCCACGGCCGTTTTGGCCAAAAGCCTGGGCCGGCCCCATCGCCAGGACGCCGACGGCCGGATAACGCTTTTTGCCCAAAAGGGCGCATGGTCGCGCTTTGGCGTCTACGTCGTCCACGGCTCGGTGCTGCTGATCTTCGCCGGGGCGATCATCGGCCTGCTGTGGGGCTTTGACGGCTACATGAACATCAGCCAGGGCGGCCAGGAAAACGTCGTGCGACTGGCGCGTGGCGGCGAGATGCCTCTGCCCTTTGCCGTGCGGCTGGACAAATTCACCATCGAACGCTATCAAAACGGCATGGTCAGCGAGTATCGCTCCAAGCTCAGCTTCATCGAAAACGGCCAAGCGGCCCTGACCCGCGACATCGTCGTCAACGATCCGGCCAAGTTCGGCAGCGTGGATTTTTATCAATCCTCGTTTGGCTACGAGCTGCACCAGGCCGAGCTGCAACTGGGCCAGGGCGACCAGGCCCAACGCCTGGCCCTGCCGGCCGGCGGCCGGGCCAAACTGCCCGGCGGCGGCACGCTGAGCCTGCGTCCCAACCCCCACTTGGCCAACCACGGCCCTGATTATGACGGCGTCTGGGCACAGGCCTTGCTGAGCAGCCCCGCGCACGGTCCGCGCTCGCTGGCCCTGTTTGGCCCCAAAAGCGGCCGGCCGGCCCTTTCGGCGCTGATCACCGAGATGGAGACCACCGAGGACGAACAGAGCATCTACCTCAAACGCCTGGCGCTGACCATCTTTGGCCTGGGCGCGCCCCAGCGGCTGGAGTTCGCCGGGCCGGGCAAAAAGGCCCTGGCCGGCGGCGAGGCTTGGCTGATGGATTTTTCGCCGCTGATGAACATGGGCATGTTCTATCAGGGGCCCATGGCCCGCCTGGGCCTGCACCTGCCCGGCCAGGAGCCGCTGGAGCTGGTGGCCTTCCAGCCCAAGGACGCCGCCAGCGCCCAGGCCGCGCCACAGGTCCGCCTGCTGGCCGCCACGCTTGTGCCCTACACCGGGCTCCAGGCCAAATACGACCCCGGCGTGTGGTTCGTCTGGGTGGGTTGCATCTGCATGGTGTTGGGCTTTGTGGCGGCTTTTTATTTTTCACACCGCAAGGTGTGGATCATCATCGAAAAACAGGGCGGCGGCAGCAAACTCTCCCTGGCCGGCGGCGCCAACAAAAACCACGCCGGCCTGGGCCTGCTGCTCAACAAGCTAGCCCTGGCGCTGGAGCAAAACCCTAACGGCGGGAGCAAATAG
- a CDS encoding integration host factor subunit alpha — protein MTLTKADIIARVYANGQLTKAEAADSIEESLRLIKEALGSGDEVLVSGFGKWSVRDKNQRRGRNPQTGDPLTLPPRRVVTFRPSRVLKAKIQP, from the coding sequence ATGACTCTGACCAAAGCGGACATTATCGCGCGCGTCTACGCCAATGGTCAGTTGACCAAAGCCGAAGCCGCCGACTCCATCGAAGAATCGCTTCGATTGATCAAGGAGGCCCTGGGCTCGGGCGATGAGGTGCTGGTCAGCGGATTCGGCAAGTGGTCGGTCCGCGACAAGAACCAGCGCCGTGGCCGCAACCCTCAGACCGGCGACCCGCTGACCCTGCCGCCACGCCGGGTTGTGACCTTCCGGCCTTCGCGGGTGCTCAAGGCCAAGATTCAGCCATAA
- the speD gene encoding adenosylmethionine decarboxylase produces MKALGQHLILELHGCPAAILDDPQRIEAAMIAAVEASGATMIKPYFHQFAPQGVSGMIIISESHFSIHTWPEYGYAALDVFTCGDVIDMVAATNSLREGLEAKNVQQMMLSRGILDLPDDMIHHKPQSKPAAAAGGLT; encoded by the coding sequence ATGAAAGCACTGGGCCAACACCTCATCCTCGAACTCCACGGCTGCCCCGCCGCCATTCTGGATGATCCCCAACGAATTGAAGCGGCCATGATCGCGGCGGTGGAAGCGTCCGGCGCCACGATGATCAAGCCTTATTTCCACCAGTTCGCGCCCCAGGGCGTCAGTGGCATGATCATCATCAGCGAGTCGCATTTTTCCATCCACACCTGGCCCGAATACGGCTACGCCGCCCTCGACGTGTTCACCTGCGGCGACGTCATCGACATGGTCGCGGCCACCAACAGCCTGCGCGAAGGCCTGGAGGCCAAAAACGTCCAGCAGATGATGCTCAGCCGGGGCATCCTGGATCTGCCCGACGATATGATCCACCACAAGCCCCAAAGCAAACCGGCCGCCGCCGCCGGCGGGTTGACTTGA
- a CDS encoding IS481 family transposase produces MTTEKKVARRKLSLLELAGELSNVSRACKLMGYSRQQFYEIRRNFQTYGAQGLVDRLPGPKGPHPNRVEAEVEAAIMAYSLEYPTHGALRVSQQLALRGVQVSSGGVRGVWSRHEMLTRHERLLRLEQSVRAQDIQLSDEQIRALERFSPEFRDRHIEARHTGALVAVDTFFVGALKGVGKVYLQSVIDCHSRHAWGRLYTSKLPVTAVHVLNEEVLPCFEAHDAVIETVLSDNGREFCGRPDQHPYELFLQLEGIEHRTTRVRRPQSNGFVERLHRTLLDEHFRIKGRQKWYETLDEMQADLDEYLRHYNHERAHQGRNMNGRTPSQAFLEGLPGRKKPKEKASQKAA; encoded by the coding sequence ATGACCACGGAGAAGAAGGTAGCACGAAGGAAGCTGAGTCTGCTAGAGCTTGCTGGGGAATTGAGCAACGTCAGCCGGGCCTGCAAACTGATGGGCTACTCGCGGCAGCAGTTTTACGAGATTCGGCGCAATTTCCAGACCTACGGCGCACAGGGCCTTGTGGACCGTTTGCCCGGCCCCAAGGGGCCGCATCCCAATCGTGTGGAAGCGGAGGTTGAGGCGGCGATCATGGCTTACAGCCTGGAGTATCCGACCCACGGAGCGCTTCGCGTGTCGCAGCAATTGGCCCTTCGCGGCGTGCAAGTGAGTTCCGGCGGCGTGCGAGGCGTGTGGAGTCGCCACGAGATGCTCACGCGGCACGAGCGTCTTTTGCGTCTCGAGCAATCGGTTCGCGCCCAGGACATTCAACTCAGCGACGAGCAGATTCGGGCTTTGGAGCGCTTCAGCCCGGAGTTTCGCGACCGCCACATCGAGGCCCGGCACACCGGGGCCCTGGTGGCGGTGGACACGTTTTTCGTTGGCGCGCTCAAGGGCGTGGGCAAGGTGTATCTACAATCGGTCATCGACTGCCACAGCCGCCACGCCTGGGGTCGCCTGTACACCAGCAAGCTTCCGGTCACGGCGGTGCATGTGCTCAACGAGGAAGTGCTGCCGTGCTTTGAGGCCCACGACGCGGTGATTGAGACGGTGCTTTCGGACAATGGGCGAGAGTTTTGCGGCCGGCCAGACCAGCATCCGTATGAGCTGTTTCTGCAGCTTGAGGGGATCGAACACCGCACCACCAGGGTGCGTCGGCCTCAGAGCAATGGCTTCGTGGAACGGCTTCACCGGACGCTCTTGGACGAGCATTTCCGGATCAAGGGCCGTCAGAAATGGTATGAAACCTTGGATGAGATGCAGGCCGACTTGGATGAGTATCTGCGCCATTACAACCATGAGCGGGCGCACCAGGGCCGGAACATGAACGGCAGGACGCCGAGTCAGGCTTTCCTGGAGGGCCTGCCCGGGCGTAAGAAGCCCAAGGAAAAGGCGTCCCAAAAGGCCGCCTAA
- a CDS encoding KpsF/GutQ family sugar-phosphate isomerase: MDQDARQKIVERGRQVLAVEIQGLQRVGQRLDDGFAQAVELILASKGKIVATGIGKSGIIARKIVATLNSTGANAIFLHPVEALHGDLGTVCPGDVVLALSNSGQTDELVNLTPQLRGHGAKIVALTGGMGSALARAADAVIDTGVEREACPFNLAPTASTTACMAVGDALAVVLMEIRAFKPEDFRRHHPGGNLGQRLALAVSEVMIPADKTPLAAPDDPVQKAVAVMDAGDLGSVLITSGGRPGTELLGLFTDGDLRRAMVAGRDLSVGPIERFMTRRPLVIGPTTMAADALHLMEERLITVLPVVDQGRLLGIVHLHDVLGRGSVSFRAITCPAQ, translated from the coding sequence GTGGACCAAGACGCGCGGCAAAAAATCGTGGAGCGCGGCCGTCAGGTGCTGGCGGTCGAGATCCAGGGCCTGCAACGGGTCGGTCAACGCCTGGACGACGGCTTCGCCCAGGCCGTCGAACTGATCCTGGCCTCCAAGGGCAAGATCGTGGCCACCGGCATCGGCAAAAGTGGCATCATCGCCCGCAAGATCGTGGCCACCCTCAACTCCACCGGGGCCAACGCCATCTTCCTGCACCCGGTGGAGGCCCTGCATGGCGACCTGGGCACGGTCTGCCCCGGCGACGTCGTGCTGGCCCTGTCCAACAGCGGCCAGACCGACGAACTGGTCAACCTCACGCCCCAACTGCGCGGCCACGGGGCCAAGATCGTCGCCCTGACCGGCGGGATGGGCTCGGCCCTGGCCCGCGCCGCCGACGCCGTCATCGACACCGGCGTCGAACGCGAGGCCTGCCCCTTCAACCTGGCCCCCACCGCCTCCACCACCGCCTGCATGGCCGTCGGCGACGCCCTGGCCGTGGTGCTGATGGAGATCCGCGCCTTCAAGCCCGAGGACTTCCGCCGCCATCACCCCGGCGGCAACCTGGGCCAGCGCTTGGCCCTGGCCGTCAGCGAGGTGATGATCCCCGCCGACAAAACGCCCCTGGCCGCCCCCGACGACCCCGTGCAAAAGGCCGTGGCCGTCATGGACGCCGGCGATCTGGGCTCGGTGCTGATCACCAGCGGCGGCCGGCCGGGCACCGAACTGCTGGGCCTGTTCACCGACGGCGACCTGCGCCGGGCCATGGTCGCCGGCCGCGACCTCAGCGTTGGGCCCATCGAGCGCTTCATGACCCGCCGGCCCCTGGTCATCGGCCCGACCACCATGGCCGCCGACGCCCTGCACCTGATGGAAGAGCGCCTCATCACCGTGCTGCCGGTGGTGGATCAGGGCCGTTTGCTGGGCATCGTCCACCTGCACGACGTGCTGGGACGCGGTTCGGTGAGCTTTCGGGCCATCACTTGCCCGGCCCAGTGA
- a CDS encoding glycerophosphodiester phosphodiesterase, translated as MSLILLSLAVLAALMLLAGPADFLGRPTPLVIGHRGCPARRPENTMASFEQAIAEGADMIELDVQLSADCQLVVIHDATLERTTNGHGLVAMHTLEQLRGLDAGGWFDPRLADQRPPTLAEVFEAFGQRTLINVEIKAEALCLPLPGWTVVELTLAEIARCGLERTTVVSSMSFDALLMARAINPRLNLAVLAHGPKPGIDTAMLCQAIGARAFNFHISSVTRDLTESLHRAGLLALPYADASVTPSAMARALELGCDGFFADDPAALRAMIDKQGGAKAAR; from the coding sequence ATGAGCCTGATCTTGTTGAGCCTGGCCGTTTTGGCGGCCCTGATGCTGTTGGCCGGTCCGGCCGATTTTCTGGGGAGACCCACGCCGCTGGTCATCGGCCATCGGGGCTGCCCGGCCCGCCGCCCGGAAAACACCATGGCTTCTTTTGAGCAAGCCATCGCCGAGGGCGCCGACATGATCGAACTCGATGTCCAGCTCAGCGCCGACTGCCAACTGGTGGTCATCCACGACGCCACCCTGGAGCGCACCACCAACGGCCACGGCCTGGTGGCCATGCACACCCTGGAGCAACTGCGCGGCCTGGACGCCGGCGGCTGGTTCGACCCACGCTTGGCCGATCAACGCCCACCCACCCTGGCCGAGGTCTTTGAGGCCTTTGGCCAACGAACGCTGATCAACGTCGAGATCAAGGCCGAGGCTTTGTGCCTGCCCCTGCCGGGCTGGACGGTGGTGGAGTTGACGCTGGCCGAGATAGCCCGTTGCGGCCTGGAGCGCACGACGGTGGTCTCCAGCATGAGCTTCGACGCCCTGCTGATGGCCCGCGCCATCAACCCGCGCCTGAACCTGGCCGTGCTGGCCCACGGCCCCAAGCCGGGCATCGACACGGCCATGCTCTGCCAGGCCATCGGCGCGCGCGCGTTCAACTTTCACATCTCCAGCGTCACGCGGGATCTGACCGAAAGCCTGCACCGAGCCGGCCTGCTGGCCCTGCCCTACGCCGACGCCAGCGTCACGCCGTCGGCCATGGCCAGGGCCCTGGAGCTGGGCTGCGACGGCTTTTTCGCCGACGACCCGGCGGCCCTGCGCGCCATGATCGACAAACAGGGCGGAGCCAAAGCCGCGCGATGA
- a CDS encoding aminotransferase class IV, whose protein sequence is MSGFADMKVLDEQTAVARLRAVERPWAAEYFAMYSTWLGGIVTQPWLMSAPLDDHLVHRGDGVFEACKCVAGRVYQFDRHLDRLANSAHSIHLDLPHTPGEFKALCAAVARAGGRADCMIRIYVSRGPGGFTTNPFECPRPGVYVMVSSLHAPAAQAYELGVNMGVSRVPAKSGFYAAVKSCNYLPNVLLKREAVSRGWSFAVGVDDNDHLTEGATENFGLVDQNGRLCLPEPDNILEGTTARRCVELAGRLVEEGLLKEVVRGPLTVEDLVAAKEAMFFGTTLDVLPASRLDGQAIGDGKVGPVARRLLALIRDDIKHNPDASTPIGL, encoded by the coding sequence ATGAGTGGATTTGCCGACATGAAGGTGCTGGATGAGCAAACGGCCGTGGCCCGGCTTCGGGCTGTGGAGCGTCCGTGGGCTGCTGAATATTTCGCCATGTATTCCACGTGGTTGGGCGGCATTGTCACCCAGCCGTGGCTGATGAGCGCCCCGCTGGACGATCATCTGGTACATCGTGGAGACGGCGTGTTCGAGGCTTGCAAGTGCGTGGCCGGCCGGGTTTATCAGTTCGATCGCCATCTGGACCGCCTGGCCAACTCGGCCCATTCCATCCATCTGGATTTGCCGCATACGCCCGGCGAGTTCAAGGCCCTTTGCGCGGCCGTGGCCCGGGCTGGCGGCCGCGCCGACTGCATGATCCGCATCTACGTCAGCCGTGGCCCCGGCGGGTTCACCACCAACCCCTTCGAGTGCCCGCGGCCCGGCGTCTACGTGATGGTCTCCAGCCTGCACGCGCCGGCGGCCCAGGCCTACGAGTTGGGCGTCAACATGGGCGTCAGCCGCGTGCCGGCCAAGAGCGGCTTCTACGCGGCGGTCAAGAGCTGCAACTACCTGCCCAACGTCCTGCTCAAGCGCGAGGCCGTCAGCCGGGGCTGGAGCTTCGCCGTGGGCGTCGACGACAACGACCACCTCACCGAGGGCGCCACCGAAAACTTCGGTCTGGTCGACCAGAACGGCCGCCTCTGCCTGCCCGAGCCCGACAACATCCTCGAAGGCACCACCGCCCGGCGTTGCGTGGAGCTGGCCGGCCGTTTGGTCGAGGAGGGCCTGCTCAAGGAAGTCGTGCGTGGCCCGCTGACCGTCGAAGACCTGGTGGCGGCCAAGGAGGCCATGTTCTTCGGCACCACCCTGGACGTCCTGCCGGCCAGCCGCCTGGACGGCCAGGCCATCGGCGACGGCAAGGTCGGCCCGGTGGCCCGCCGCTTGCTGGCCCTGATCCGCGACGACATCAAGCACAACCCCGACGCATCCACGCCCATCGGCCTCTAG
- the ccsB gene encoding c-type cytochrome biogenesis protein CcsB, whose amino-acid sequence MEALSNEILKGITTAYFICWVLYLCNAVIKRRFFGVAATALTVLTWLAHTAAIILRWVASHQMGIGHAPFSNLFESLVFFGWTLTLIYLIVQWRTKNLTIGAFALPLSFLSVLLATNPAVFSLLLGGSPQSVDPAIKPLQPALKSNWLIAHVIACFLGYAGFGVSAALGVMYLTTKQQNHPDSPRALTLDMLIYQTVVIGFILLTVGIVTGAVWAEVAWGRYWGWDSKETWSLITWLVYAGFLHSRYLAGWRGRRLAVFSIVGFACVLFTFFGVNLLLAGLHSYAR is encoded by the coding sequence ATGGAAGCCCTGAGCAACGAAATCCTCAAGGGGATCACCACCGCCTATTTCATCTGCTGGGTGTTGTACCTGTGCAACGCCGTGATCAAACGGCGCTTTTTCGGTGTGGCCGCCACGGCCCTGACCGTGCTGACCTGGCTGGCCCACACCGCAGCGATAATCCTGCGCTGGGTGGCCTCGCACCAGATGGGCATCGGCCACGCGCCGTTCAGCAACTTGTTCGAATCGCTGGTGTTTTTCGGCTGGACCCTGACGCTGATCTACTTGATAGTCCAGTGGCGCACCAAAAACCTGACCATCGGCGCCTTTGCCCTGCCACTATCGTTTTTGTCGGTGCTGCTGGCCACCAACCCGGCGGTGTTCAGCCTGCTGCTGGGCGGCTCGCCCCAGTCGGTGGACCCGGCCATCAAACCATTGCAGCCGGCCCTCAAGTCCAATTGGCTCATCGCCCACGTCATCGCCTGCTTTTTGGGCTACGCCGGCTTTGGCGTCTCGGCGGCGCTGGGCGTGATGTACCTGACGACCAAGCAACAAAACCACCCCGACTCGCCCCGCGCCCTGACCCTGGATATGCTGATCTATCAGACCGTGGTCATCGGCTTCATCCTGCTGACGGTGGGCATCGTCACCGGCGCGGTCTGGGCCGAAGTGGCCTGGGGCCGCTATTGGGGCTGGGACTCCAAGGAAACCTGGTCGCTGATCACCTGGCTGGTCTACGCCGGATTCTTGCACAGCCGCTACCTGGCCGGCTGGCGCGGCCGACGCTTGGCAGTCTTTTCCATCGTCGGTTTCGCCTGCGTGCTGTTCACCTTCTTTGGCGTGAATCTCCTGCTGGCCGGACTACACTCCTACGCCCGCTGA